One stretch of Amycolatopsis sp. NBC_00345 DNA includes these proteins:
- a CDS encoding metal-dependent hydrolase yields MGRTHALTGWCAGLALAPAVGAGTVHQAVVFGATTAGFALLPDLDHPSASASRLLGWLTGALSWLLRRVSAAVYALTKGPRDEKVTGTHRHLSHTVLFAAGLGAATAAGTAAGGPWAVFGVVVFGLLLAEGALGDWLLPVSGAAVAWWYFTAPPDHAAQLEQISGWLGFAVAAGCFVHCLGDSLTESGCPFLFPLPIAGETWYEIRPPKAMRIRTGKKVETRLVFPVFVVVGVLLVPGVWQWTTATAERLFSPPVSQSATP; encoded by the coding sequence ATGGGGCGCACACACGCCCTGACCGGCTGGTGCGCGGGCCTGGCCCTCGCACCCGCCGTCGGAGCGGGCACGGTGCACCAAGCGGTGGTCTTCGGGGCCACCACGGCCGGGTTCGCCCTGCTGCCGGACCTCGACCACCCCAGCGCCAGCGCGTCACGCCTCTTGGGCTGGCTGACCGGCGCGCTGTCCTGGCTCCTGCGTCGCGTCTCGGCGGCGGTGTACGCGCTGACCAAGGGACCTCGCGACGAGAAGGTGACCGGTACGCACCGCCACCTTTCGCACACCGTGCTGTTCGCCGCGGGCCTCGGCGCCGCGACGGCGGCGGGCACGGCGGCCGGCGGGCCGTGGGCCGTGTTCGGGGTGGTGGTCTTCGGGCTCCTGCTGGCCGAAGGCGCGCTGGGCGACTGGCTGCTGCCGGTGAGCGGCGCGGCCGTGGCGTGGTGGTACTTCACCGCGCCGCCGGACCACGCCGCCCAGCTCGAGCAGATCTCCGGCTGGCTGGGCTTTGCCGTCGCCGCCGGCTGTTTTGTGCACTGCCTCGGCGACTCGCTCACCGAGTCGGGCTGCCCGTTCCTCTTCCCCCTGCCGATCGCCGGCGAGACCTGGTACGAGATCCGCCCGCCGAAGGCGATGCGGATCCGCACCGGCAAGAAGGTCGAGACGCGGCTGGTCTTCCCGGTGTTCGTGGTGGTGGGCGTGTTGCTGGTGCCCGGCGTGTGGCAGTGGACGACGGCCACGGCCGAGCGGTTGTTCAGCCCTCCGGTGTCCCAGTCCGCGACGCCCTGA
- a CDS encoding nuclear transport factor 2 family protein, with the protein MTRTVSEISQLVAQGMQSFDVTPMADVFAADAVYELPFLGHRVEGRAAILAALAAGGERARALGLEKVQVTTWESADGFVVELVAEGHNPHTGEDYRFPSSVGLLTVRDGEVTVYRDFPNTDAAKTMIGAKTVFQRFLDASVENRWDDLADLYAEDVVIEMPFTPAGVPRLTQGREELRERFRAAAQVRRMTKAGNVVVHETADPEVLVTEFDLHGEFDGEPFTSTYAMVLTVRDGKIVHSRDYSDTAAAAERIARFTASRAAASEGRDR; encoded by the coding sequence ATGACCCGGACCGTGTCCGAAATCTCGCAGCTCGTCGCCCAAGGCATGCAGTCCTTCGACGTCACGCCGATGGCCGACGTCTTCGCCGCCGATGCCGTCTACGAACTCCCCTTCCTGGGCCACCGCGTCGAAGGCCGCGCCGCGATCCTCGCCGCGCTGGCCGCCGGCGGCGAGCGCGCCCGTGCCCTCGGCCTGGAGAAGGTACAGGTCACCACGTGGGAGAGCGCCGACGGCTTCGTCGTCGAACTCGTGGCGGAGGGCCACAACCCGCACACCGGCGAGGACTACCGCTTCCCGTCGTCGGTCGGGCTGCTGACCGTCCGGGACGGCGAGGTCACCGTCTACCGTGACTTCCCCAACACCGACGCCGCGAAGACCATGATCGGCGCGAAGACCGTCTTCCAGCGCTTCCTCGACGCCTCCGTGGAGAACCGCTGGGACGACCTCGCCGACCTCTACGCCGAGGACGTGGTGATCGAGATGCCGTTCACGCCCGCGGGCGTGCCGCGGCTGACCCAGGGCCGCGAGGAGCTGCGCGAGCGCTTCCGCGCGGCCGCGCAGGTGCGGCGGATGACCAAGGCCGGGAACGTCGTGGTGCACGAAACCGCCGACCCCGAGGTGCTGGTGACCGAGTTCGACCTGCACGGCGAGTTCGACGGCGAGCCGTTCACCTCGACCTACGCCATGGTCCTGACCGTCCGCGACGGCAAGATCGTCCACTCTCGCGACTACTCCGACACCGCGGCGGCGGCCGAGCGGATCGCGCGGTTCACGGCGTCGCGGGCCGCGGCGTCGGAGGGCCGGGATCGCTGA
- a CDS encoding TetR/AcrR family transcriptional regulator produces MTKPVLRADARRNRARVLAAAEEAFAADGLAVPLDDIARLAGVGAGTVYRHFPSKEALFQAVVLERLEQFAVEARELADAENPGEAFFDYFTRVIKQASLNRAICEALGETGGSAYKAEAGSEFRTNLAALLERAQAVGAVRKDIDGEDLRALIVGALAVERYSPDSRHLVRVLVDGLRCV; encoded by the coding sequence GTGACCAAGCCAGTGCTGCGCGCCGACGCGCGCCGGAACCGGGCCCGGGTGCTGGCCGCCGCCGAGGAGGCCTTCGCGGCCGACGGGCTGGCCGTCCCGCTCGACGACATCGCGCGCCTCGCGGGTGTCGGCGCGGGCACCGTCTACCGGCATTTCCCCAGCAAGGAAGCGCTGTTCCAGGCCGTTGTGCTGGAACGGCTGGAGCAGTTCGCCGTCGAGGCGCGCGAACTCGCGGACGCCGAAAACCCGGGCGAGGCGTTTTTCGACTACTTCACCCGCGTGATCAAGCAGGCCTCGCTCAACCGCGCGATCTGCGAAGCGCTCGGCGAGACCGGCGGGTCGGCGTACAAGGCCGAGGCGGGCTCCGAGTTCCGCACGAACCTGGCCGCGCTGCTGGAGCGGGCCCAGGCCGTCGGCGCCGTCCGCAAGGACATCGACGGCGAGGACCTGCGGGCACTGATCGTGGGCGCGCTGGCGGTCGAGCGCTACTCGCCGGACAGCCGGCACCTGGTGCGGGTGCTGGTGGACGGGCTGCGCTGCGTCTAG
- a CDS encoding MFS transporter, with protein MAEPGVAAKGGVLRIPDFRRLWLADALSQVGSRIDFLAIPLLAATTLSASVLEVSLLRTLATLPYLLLGLQVGAWCDRMRHRPVLIAADLGRAALFGSIPVAALCGVLTLGQLFTVVLLAGALSVFFDVAHQTYVPHLVEPDRLPEANARLQTNMSVAAVTGPGVGGVVVQVAGSAGAMAVDALSYLWSALWLRRIQTPDVHPEPAERHLRREIAEGLKAVAGNRILLAITVHGAVSSTFQSMQMAITVVFLNREIGLSPGMIGLLSSAMLTGAILAGFTARGLGDRFGGARVLCAAAVLYGGSLPLVGLTGPGWGLLWYFAGGFGSGFGIITMNVFCVSFRQAVTPRRLLGRVSSVSQTLIFGAAPVGSLLGGLVAEAAGMRTALFVAGAGTLAASAILLVSPLRKHRDLPV; from the coding sequence GTGGCTGAACCTGGGGTGGCCGCCAAGGGCGGCGTGTTGCGGATTCCCGACTTCCGGCGGCTCTGGCTCGCCGACGCGCTGAGCCAGGTCGGCAGCCGGATCGACTTCCTCGCGATCCCGCTGCTCGCGGCGACGACGCTGTCCGCGTCCGTGCTGGAGGTGTCGCTGCTGCGCACGTTGGCGACGCTGCCGTACCTGCTGCTGGGTTTGCAGGTCGGCGCGTGGTGCGACCGGATGCGGCACCGGCCGGTGCTGATCGCCGCCGACCTCGGCCGCGCCGCGCTGTTCGGCTCGATCCCGGTCGCCGCGTTGTGCGGGGTGCTGACGCTCGGGCAGCTGTTCACCGTGGTCCTGCTGGCCGGTGCGCTGAGCGTGTTCTTCGACGTCGCGCACCAGACGTACGTGCCCCACCTGGTCGAGCCCGACCGGCTCCCGGAAGCCAACGCGCGCCTGCAGACGAACATGTCCGTCGCCGCCGTCACGGGGCCCGGCGTCGGCGGCGTCGTGGTGCAGGTCGCCGGCAGCGCGGGCGCGATGGCCGTCGATGCCCTGTCCTACCTGTGGTCCGCGCTGTGGCTACGCCGGATCCAGACCCCCGACGTGCACCCGGAACCGGCCGAACGCCACCTGCGCCGTGAGATCGCCGAAGGCCTGAAAGCCGTGGCGGGCAACCGGATCCTGCTCGCGATCACGGTCCACGGCGCCGTCTCCAGCACGTTCCAGTCCATGCAGATGGCGATCACGGTGGTGTTCCTCAACCGCGAGATCGGCCTTTCGCCGGGGATGATCGGCCTGCTCAGCAGCGCCATGCTCACCGGCGCGATCCTCGCCGGCTTCACCGCGCGCGGGCTCGGCGACCGGTTCGGCGGCGCGCGGGTCCTGTGCGCGGCCGCGGTGCTCTACGGCGGTTCGCTCCCGCTCGTCGGCCTGACCGGGCCGGGCTGGGGGCTGCTCTGGTACTTCGCCGGGGGATTCGGCTCCGGCTTCGGGATCATCACGATGAACGTGTTCTGCGTGAGCTTCCGCCAGGCCGTCACCCCGCGGCGGCTGCTCGGCCGGGTCAGCTCGGTCTCGCAGACGCTGATCTTCGGCGCCGCGCCGGTCGGCAGCCTGCTCGGCGGGCTGGTCGCCGAGGCCGCGGGCATGCGCACGGCGCTGTTCGTGGCGGGCGCCGGAACGCTGGCCGCGTCGGCGATCCTGCTGGTCTCACCGCTGCGCAAGCACCGCGACCTGCCGGTCTAG
- a CDS encoding ABC transporter permease, with product MTATLSRPAPVAARAHSLVGTWHLTRLALRRDRVILPIWIVLLSIVPASTVGTYAQFYPTAASRAALAAGAAANPSFGLLYGPAFDLNTAGGFIAWRMGGILALIIGLMVVFTVTRHTRAEEDSGRAELLASTVVGRYAALTSAVVVSAGASLVIGVIQVVTLIGAKLPAAGALAFGAGIALSGLVFTAVAAVAVQLAEYSRTANGIGTAVVGVAFLLRGAGDSTSDAHWLSWLSPLGWSQQLRPFAGERWWVLVLPVAATLVVGAVGYALLPRRDFGVGLIPPRPGPAEAAPSLRSPFALAWRLQRGPLLGWVIGLAVGGAVFGSIASGITGLVGQTEQTKEIFERLGGTDAIVDAFLSTMVGLFAMLASLYGVQATLRMRTEETAVRLEPLLATRVGRLRWAASHLVFAFLGTALLVLVGGVVLGLANGLRSGDVGGSVGDMLLAVLVQVPAAWVVIGLATLIFGLFPKFTGASWAVGALALLISLFGPVVNAPQAVLDVSPFQHPPKLPGQEFTATPLVWLLVVAAAALAAGLAGWRRRDVG from the coding sequence GTGACCGCCACCCTCAGCCGCCCGGCGCCGGTCGCCGCGCGCGCCCACTCGCTGGTGGGCACCTGGCACCTGACCCGCCTCGCGCTGCGCCGCGACCGCGTGATCCTGCCGATCTGGATCGTCCTGCTCAGCATCGTGCCGGCGAGCACCGTCGGCACCTATGCCCAGTTCTACCCGACGGCCGCGAGCCGGGCCGCGCTCGCCGCCGGCGCCGCCGCGAACCCGTCGTTCGGACTGCTCTACGGCCCGGCGTTCGACCTCAACACCGCGGGCGGGTTCATCGCCTGGCGGATGGGCGGGATCCTCGCGCTGATCATCGGGCTGATGGTGGTGTTCACGGTCACCCGGCACACCCGCGCGGAGGAGGACTCCGGCCGCGCCGAGCTGCTGGCGTCCACTGTGGTCGGTCGGTACGCGGCGCTGACCTCGGCGGTCGTCGTCTCGGCCGGGGCGAGCCTGGTGATCGGCGTGATCCAGGTGGTCACGCTGATCGGGGCGAAGCTGCCGGCGGCGGGCGCGCTGGCGTTCGGCGCGGGCATCGCGCTGTCGGGCCTGGTCTTCACGGCCGTCGCCGCCGTCGCCGTGCAGCTGGCGGAATACTCGCGCACCGCAAACGGCATCGGGACGGCCGTGGTCGGCGTCGCCTTCCTGCTGCGCGGCGCGGGTGACTCGACCTCGGACGCGCACTGGCTCTCCTGGCTCTCGCCGCTCGGCTGGTCGCAGCAGCTGCGGCCGTTCGCGGGCGAACGCTGGTGGGTGCTCGTGCTGCCGGTCGCGGCGACGCTCGTGGTCGGCGCCGTGGGGTACGCGCTGCTGCCGCGCCGAGACTTCGGCGTCGGCCTGATCCCGCCGCGCCCTGGCCCGGCCGAAGCCGCGCCGTCGCTGCGCTCGCCGTTCGCGCTGGCCTGGCGGCTGCAGCGCGGCCCGCTGCTCGGCTGGGTGATCGGGCTCGCCGTCGGCGGCGCGGTCTTCGGCTCGATCGCCAGCGGCATCACCGGGCTGGTCGGCCAGACCGAGCAGACGAAGGAGATCTTCGAGCGCCTCGGCGGCACCGACGCGATCGTCGACGCCTTCCTCAGCACGATGGTCGGGCTGTTCGCGATGCTGGCGTCGCTCTACGGCGTCCAGGCGACGCTGCGGATGCGCACCGAGGAGACGGCCGTCCGGCTGGAGCCGCTGCTCGCGACGCGGGTCGGCCGGCTGCGCTGGGCCGCGAGCCACCTGGTGTTCGCCTTCCTCGGCACCGCGCTGCTGGTGCTGGTCGGCGGCGTCGTGCTCGGCCTGGCGAACGGCCTGCGCTCCGGCGACGTCGGCGGCTCGGTCGGCGACATGCTGCTGGCGGTCCTCGTGCAGGTGCCCGCCGCGTGGGTGGTGATCGGGCTGGCGACGCTGATCTTCGGGCTGTTCCCGAAGTTCACCGGCGCGTCGTGGGCAGTGGGCGCGCTGGCGCTGCTGATCAGCCTGTTCGGGCCGGTGGTGAACGCGCCGCAGGCGGTGCTGGACGTCTCGCCGTTCCAGCACCCGCCGAAGCTGCCGGGCCAGGAGTTCACGGCGACGCCGCTGGTCTGGCTGCTGGTGGTCGCCGCCGCGGCGCTCGCCGCGGGCCTGGCCGGCTGGCGCCGCCGCGACGTCGGCTGA
- a CDS encoding ABC transporter ATP-binding protein: MGNAISISGLRKSFGRTQALDGLDLQVPVGEVHGFLGPNGAGKSTTVRVLLGLLHADAGEVRLLDGDPWQDAASLHRRLAYVPGDVSLWPNLSGGEVIDLLGRLRGGLDQRRRKDLIDRFDLDPRKKGRAYSKGNRQKVAIVAALASNVDLLLLDEPTSGLDPLMEATFQEAIQEERAQGRTVLLSSHILAEVEALCDKVSIIRNGRTVESGTLAELRHLTRTSITAELAGPPNGLAKLADVHDLKVDGNRVRFDVETRSLDDALRQLTQVGVRSLVSQPPTLEELFLRHYTEETVEAGK, translated from the coding sequence ATGGGAAACGCCATCTCCATCTCCGGCCTTCGCAAGTCGTTCGGCCGGACGCAGGCCCTCGATGGCCTCGATCTCCAGGTTCCCGTGGGGGAAGTACACGGTTTCCTCGGCCCGAACGGCGCCGGGAAGTCCACCACCGTCCGCGTCCTGCTCGGGCTGCTGCACGCCGACGCCGGCGAGGTCCGGCTGCTCGACGGCGACCCGTGGCAGGACGCCGCGAGCCTGCACCGCCGGCTGGCCTACGTGCCCGGCGACGTCAGCCTCTGGCCCAACCTCTCCGGCGGCGAGGTGATCGACCTGCTCGGCCGCCTGCGCGGCGGGCTCGACCAGCGCCGCCGCAAGGATCTCATCGACCGGTTCGACCTCGACCCGCGCAAGAAGGGCCGCGCCTACTCGAAGGGCAACCGGCAGAAGGTCGCCATCGTCGCCGCGCTGGCGTCCAATGTGGACCTTCTGCTGCTCGACGAGCCGACGTCCGGCCTCGACCCGCTGATGGAGGCCACCTTCCAGGAGGCCATCCAGGAAGAGCGCGCCCAGGGCCGCACCGTGCTGCTCTCCAGCCACATCCTCGCCGAGGTGGAAGCCTTGTGCGACAAGGTGAGCATCATCCGCAACGGCCGCACGGTCGAGTCCGGGACGCTCGCCGAGCTGCGCCACCTCACCCGCACGTCCATCACCGCGGAGCTGGCCGGGCCGCCGAACGGGCTGGCGAAGCTGGCCGACGTGCACGACCTCAAGGTCGACGGCAACCGCGTCCGCTTCGACGTCGAAACGCGCTCGCTGGACGACGCGTTGCGCCAGCTCACTCAGGTCGGCGTGCGCAGTCTGGTGAGCCAGCCGCCGACGCTCGAGGAGCTTTTTCTCCGCCACTACACCGAAGAGACCGTCGAGGCGGGGAAGTGA
- a CDS encoding GbsR/MarR family transcriptional regulator, translated as MTTPETKRDEDAVRRYVESLGLVLSQIGMQRMAARVFAALMTTDEGQLTASDLAAQLSVSPAAVSGAVRYLEQVGLVTKVREPGERRDHYRLYDDLWYATFLKRDRFLLMWRDAAEEGIGALGADTPAGKRLAEMQDFLSFALKEITGLYDRWHAERQKGK; from the coding sequence ATGACGACGCCTGAGACGAAACGCGACGAGGACGCCGTCCGTCGGTATGTCGAGAGCCTGGGCCTGGTCCTGTCGCAGATCGGCATGCAGCGCATGGCCGCGCGCGTGTTCGCGGCCCTGATGACGACCGACGAGGGCCAGCTGACCGCGTCCGACCTGGCCGCACAACTGTCGGTCAGCCCGGCGGCCGTCTCCGGCGCGGTCCGCTACCTGGAACAGGTCGGCCTGGTCACGAAGGTCCGCGAACCAGGCGAACGCCGCGACCACTACCGCCTGTACGACGACCTCTGGTACGCCACCTTCCTCAAGCGCGACCGCTTCCTGCTCATGTGGCGCGACGCCGCGGAGGAGGGCATCGGCGCCCTCGGCGCGGATACCCCTGCGGGCAAGCGTTTGGCTGAGATGCAGGACTTCTTGTCGTTTGCCCTCAAGGAGATCACCGGTTTGTACGACCGGTGGCACGCGGAGCGGCAGAAGGGGAAGTAG
- a CDS encoding SGNH/GDSL hydrolase family protein has product MDGVGAATHEEALTGQLARQLAGRLGRRVQWQALGRTGANARVVRQDLVPRLKPADLLVVVLGVNDTIELHSAARFRRDLLDVVVEARRRIGPVPVLVAGVPPMARFPALPRPLRDVLAARSGELDRAAAELAKLPWVGYAEMDPALLHEGTFADDRFHLGPVGYRDWAEALADVAESLLTVTDRRHP; this is encoded by the coding sequence GTGGACGGGGTCGGCGCGGCGACCCACGAAGAGGCACTCACCGGGCAGCTCGCCCGGCAGCTGGCCGGGCGGCTGGGCCGTCGGGTGCAGTGGCAGGCGCTCGGGCGCACGGGCGCGAACGCGCGAGTAGTCCGCCAGGACCTCGTCCCCCGGCTGAAACCCGCCGACCTCCTCGTGGTCGTCCTCGGCGTCAACGACACCATCGAGCTGCACTCCGCCGCCCGGTTCCGGCGAGACCTCCTGGACGTCGTCGTCGAGGCGCGCCGGCGGATCGGGCCGGTGCCCGTCCTCGTGGCCGGGGTGCCGCCGATGGCGCGGTTCCCCGCGTTGCCACGGCCGTTGCGAGACGTGCTCGCCGCGCGGTCGGGCGAGCTGGACCGCGCGGCGGCCGAGCTGGCGAAGCTGCCATGGGTCGGCTACGCCGAGATGGACCCGGCGCTGCTGCACGAGGGGACCTTCGCCGACGACCGGTTCCATCTCGGGCCGGTGGGCTACCGGGACTGGGCCGAGGCGCTCGCGGACGTCGCGGAGAGTTTACTGACCGTCACAGATCGTCGGCATCCGTAG
- a CDS encoding RNA polymerase sigma factor → MTDVQTTEVDPPWEGLTGAELHAACMEAARAGDRQAMAKLVDELTPLVWHVARANGLDRQVAEDVVQTVWLALFSQLDKLRDPRALAAWLITTTRREATHPFGRRIQPVPLSDEFAENLPSTQPAPEEEAIRADRDRRVWRAFLRLPTRCQELLRLTVLAGRAEYRAVAEAMRMPRGSVGPTRGRCLDSMRDLLAGEGGGR, encoded by the coding sequence GTGACCGACGTGCAAACCACCGAGGTAGACCCGCCATGGGAAGGCCTGACCGGCGCCGAGCTGCACGCTGCCTGCATGGAGGCGGCCCGAGCCGGTGACCGGCAGGCGATGGCGAAACTCGTCGACGAGCTGACGCCGCTCGTCTGGCACGTCGCGCGTGCGAACGGCCTCGACCGCCAGGTCGCCGAAGACGTCGTGCAGACCGTGTGGCTCGCGCTGTTCAGCCAGCTGGACAAGCTGCGGGACCCGCGCGCGCTGGCCGCGTGGCTGATCACCACCACCCGCCGCGAGGCGACCCACCCGTTCGGCCGCCGGATCCAGCCGGTGCCGCTGAGCGACGAGTTCGCCGAGAACCTGCCGAGCACCCAACCCGCACCCGAGGAGGAAGCGATCCGCGCCGACCGAGACCGTCGTGTCTGGCGCGCCTTCCTCAGGCTGCCCACCCGCTGTCAGGAGTTGCTCCGGCTGACCGTGCTGGCCGGGCGCGCCGAGTACCGCGCGGTCGCCGAAGCCATGCGCATGCCACGTGGCAGCGTCGGACCCACCAGGGGTCGTTGCCTCGACTCGATGCGCGATCTCCTCGCAGGAGAAGGGGGCGGTCGATGA
- a CDS encoding carboxypeptidase regulatory-like domain-containing protein, which translates to MSDIGTPGGGRAMPDDDEILLADIGRFLDEIDPPPDDLVQRVQFALELENLDVEVARWERLDELAGVRSTATGTITFTVSDLTVMINLTKIGKTHRIDGWLVPAGEYEVEVRVAEQGTFATVADEGGRFVLESVPQGTTQILVHIGAGPHRRTVVTPTVVL; encoded by the coding sequence ATGAGCGACATCGGCACGCCGGGAGGAGGCAGAGCGATGCCGGACGACGATGAAATCCTGCTCGCGGACATCGGTCGTTTCCTCGACGAGATAGACCCGCCACCGGATGATCTGGTGCAGCGGGTCCAATTCGCGCTGGAACTGGAGAACCTCGACGTCGAGGTCGCGCGCTGGGAACGGCTCGACGAGCTCGCCGGCGTCCGCAGCACGGCCACGGGCACGATCACCTTCACAGTCAGCGACCTGACGGTGATGATCAACCTGACCAAGATCGGCAAAACGCACCGGATCGACGGCTGGCTGGTGCCCGCCGGCGAGTACGAAGTGGAGGTGCGCGTGGCCGAACAGGGCACGTTCGCCACCGTCGCCGACGAGGGCGGCCGGTTCGTGCTGGAGAGCGTGCCGCAGGGCACGACCCAGATCCTGGTTCATATCGGTGCGGGCCCGCACCGCCGGACGGTGGTGACTCCGACGGTTGTGCTCTAG
- a CDS encoding CHAT domain-containing protein, with the protein MSAPLPVLDRVTAAATDLVRRGRAAASDQRPAVAVRLLRQSLSLITRTAEPGPELLVLHTRALISLAAAEAEVTSTEAGLAHLQAAETARLRLPEGGLRGELRLIVIIQRGVIFMRAGRFRESLAAYDTVLPGIEAEIHDNGFILVSVLNNRALVHMAMNNPDAAQADLNHALALAVDHGHPRLEGKTRQNLGDHAQLVGDVPQALSSYEQAARILTTESPGSLPLIRLDQARALLTAGLGEEAARHLDEALPALRDNGSGQHIAEAEVARAAAALLEGDFALARKFASDARRRFLRRGNRTWAEIAGLARLRADVHKILSGDGAKSSPRLPKELVSLAERLAGLGLRDEAAVARLLAVRLLLRRNEVEEATAVLARVPKPRATTPVDHRMLLRLCRAELAVATDRPRSALAQARAGLRELGMIRDRMGGLDLVCGTAVHGEELGRLAMRLVLRRARRNAAGARRMFAWLERTRAQVYRYEPLPVIEDPVLARNITEMRHIQRMIQRARLEGEPVKALEQRYTHLQQEASRLGWYTSQWGRPRPVATPDEVVEQLGERVLVSLVPYNSQLYSVVVDRGTFRLLKLGPLADIVETATQLHADLDALAPDLLPLPLAEAVGASARVRADKLDRLISASLVKTLDDRELVIVPIGQLYALPWGALPSLRGRAVSIAPSATAWITAKRRTTEGPVLLAGGPGVPGSVGEVSKLRSVYPDARLVDGDDATSQAVLAALDGTRLAHLVAHGAHEPANALFSRLELVDGPLFAHETARLARPPESVVLAACELAMSHIRPGEEALGFAGTLLAGGSRTVIGAVARVGDRAAADTMADLHRRLSTGTPPALALAEAIAIDPLRRPFVCLGAG; encoded by the coding sequence GTGTCCGCGCCGCTGCCCGTTCTCGATCGTGTGACCGCTGCGGCGACCGATCTCGTCAGGCGAGGGCGCGCGGCCGCTTCCGATCAGCGTCCGGCGGTCGCGGTGCGGCTGCTCCGGCAGTCGCTGTCGCTGATCACGCGGACAGCCGAGCCGGGGCCCGAGCTGCTGGTGCTGCACACCCGAGCGCTCATCAGCCTGGCCGCGGCCGAGGCGGAGGTGACCTCCACCGAGGCCGGGCTGGCGCACCTGCAGGCGGCCGAGACGGCCCGGCTGCGGCTGCCCGAGGGCGGACTCCGGGGTGAGCTGCGGCTGATCGTCATCATCCAGCGAGGCGTCATCTTCATGCGCGCCGGCAGGTTCCGGGAATCGCTGGCGGCCTATGACACCGTGCTGCCGGGCATCGAGGCCGAAATCCACGACAACGGGTTCATCCTGGTCTCGGTGCTCAACAACCGGGCGCTGGTGCACATGGCGATGAACAACCCGGACGCCGCGCAAGCCGACCTGAACCACGCGCTCGCGCTGGCCGTCGACCACGGTCACCCCCGGCTCGAGGGCAAGACCCGGCAGAACCTGGGTGACCACGCGCAGCTCGTCGGCGACGTTCCCCAGGCGCTGTCCAGTTACGAGCAGGCCGCCCGCATCCTCACCACGGAATCGCCCGGCTCGCTGCCGCTGATCCGGCTCGACCAGGCCCGTGCGCTGCTCACCGCGGGCCTCGGCGAGGAGGCGGCGCGTCACCTCGACGAGGCGTTGCCCGCGTTGCGGGACAACGGGTCCGGCCAGCACATCGCCGAGGCCGAGGTCGCCCGCGCGGCCGCCGCGCTGCTCGAAGGCGACTTCGCGCTGGCCCGCAAGTTCGCCTCGGACGCCCGCCGGCGCTTCCTGCGCCGCGGCAACCGGACGTGGGCCGAGATCGCGGGCCTCGCCCGGCTTCGCGCCGACGTCCACAAGATCCTCTCCGGCGACGGCGCGAAGTCGTCGCCGCGGCTGCCCAAGGAACTGGTGTCGCTGGCGGAGCGGCTGGCCGGCCTCGGTCTGCGCGACGAGGCCGCCGTCGCACGCCTGCTGGCCGTCCGGCTTCTGTTGCGGCGCAACGAAGTCGAGGAGGCCACCGCCGTGCTCGCCCGCGTGCCGAAGCCGCGCGCGACAACGCCGGTCGACCACCGGATGCTGCTCCGGCTGTGCCGCGCCGAGCTCGCCGTGGCCACGGACCGGCCGCGCTCGGCGTTGGCCCAGGCACGCGCGGGCCTGCGTGAGCTGGGCATGATCCGCGACCGGATGGGCGGGCTCGACCTGGTCTGCGGCACCGCCGTGCACGGTGAGGAACTGGGCCGGCTCGCGATGCGCCTGGTGCTCCGGCGCGCGCGGCGCAACGCGGCGGGCGCGCGCCGGATGTTCGCCTGGCTGGAGCGAACCCGCGCGCAGGTGTACCGGTACGAGCCGCTGCCGGTGATCGAAGACCCGGTGCTGGCGCGCAACATCACCGAGATGCGCCACATCCAGCGCATGATCCAGCGCGCCCGGCTCGAGGGCGAGCCCGTCAAGGCGTTGGAGCAGCGCTACACCCACCTTCAGCAGGAGGCGAGCCGGCTCGGCTGGTACACGAGCCAGTGGGGCCGCCCGCGTCCGGTCGCGACGCCCGACGAGGTCGTGGAGCAGCTCGGCGAGCGCGTGCTCGTCAGCCTCGTGCCCTACAACAGCCAGCTGTATTCGGTGGTCGTCGACCGCGGCACGTTCCGGCTGCTCAAGCTCGGCCCGCTCGCCGACATCGTCGAGACGGCGACCCAGCTGCACGCGGACCTCGACGCCCTCGCACCCGACCTGCTGCCACTGCCGCTGGCGGAGGCGGTGGGCGCGTCCGCGCGCGTCCGCGCGGACAAGCTGGACCGGCTGATTTCCGCGTCGCTGGTCAAAACGCTGGACGACCGTGAGCTTGTGATCGTCCCCATTGGACAGTTGTACGCGCTGCCGTGGGGCGCGCTGCCGTCGCTGCGGGGGCGCGCGGTGTCGATCGCGCCCTCGGCGACCGCGTGGATCACGGCGAAGCGCCGGACCACTGAGGGCCCGGTGCTGCTGGCCGGCGGGCCAGGGGTGCCGGGTTCCGTCGGCGAGGTGAGCAAACTGCGCTCGGTGTACCCGGACGCGCGGCTGGTCGACGGCGACGACGCCACCAGCCAGGCCGTGCTCGCCGCCCTCGACGGCACCCGGTTGGCCCACCTGGTCGCGCACGGCGCGCACGAGCCCGCGAACGCACTGTTCTCCCGGCTGGAACTCGTGGACGGTCCACTGTTCGCCCACGAGACGGCGCGGCTGGCCCGGCCGCCGGAAAGTGTGGTGCTCGCCGCCTGCGAACTCGCGATGAGCCACATCCGCCCCGGTGAGGAAGCCCTCGGCTTCGCGGGCACGCTGCTGGCCGGCGGCTCGCGCACGGTGATCGGCGCCGTCGCACGGGTCGGCGACCGCGCGGCCGCGGACACGATGGCCGACTTGCACCGCCGCCTCTCCACCGGCACGCCCCCCGCGCTCGCACTGGCCGAAGCCATCGCCATCGACCCGCTCCGACGGCCCTTCGTCTGCCTCGGCGCGGGTTGA